A region from the Buteo buteo chromosome 19, bButBut1.hap1.1, whole genome shotgun sequence genome encodes:
- the ANKRD54 gene encoding ankyrin repeat domain-containing protein 54 isoform X1: protein MEGGGGAAAAPDAGPGPGPGPEPEPGTGLALGAVTGAPLGYLHVLWQREEPAGKIPARRLRRAARLHRRLGPTGKESHALKRLREAANSNDLDTGAPSAYPLIFFSLTLSVQQLLEDGTDPCAADDKGRTALHFASCNGNDHIVQLLLDHGADPNQRDGLGNTPLHLAACTNHVPVITTLLRGGARVDALDRAGRTPLHLAKSKLNILQEGLSHSLEAVRLEVKQIIQMLREYLERLGRHEQKEQLDDLCSRLQMTSTKEQVDEVTDLLASFTSLSLQMQKMEKR, encoded by the exons AtggagggcggcggcggggccgcagCAGCGCCCGATGCGGGACCGGGCCCCGGACCGGGCCCGGAGCCGGAGCCTGGGACCGGGCTGGCCCTGGGGGCGGTGACGGGTGCCCCCCTCGGTTACCTGCACGTCCTGTGGCAGCGGGAGGAGCCCGCGGGCAAGATCCCGGCCCGCCGCTTGCGTAGGGCCGCCCGCCTCCACCGTAGGCTGGGGCCTACGGGCAAGGAGAGCCACG CTCTGAAAAGGCTGCGTGAAGCTGCCAATAGCAACGACTTGGACACAG GTGCCCCTTCAGCTTACCCGCTTATCTTCTTCTCCTTGACACTGTCAGTGCAGCAACTGTTGGAGGATGGAACTGACCCCTGTGCTGCCGATGACAAAGGCCGGACAGCCCTGCACTTTGCATCCTGCAATGGCAACGATCACATTG TGCAACTGCTTCTGGACCATGGGGCTGACCCAAACCAGAGAGATGGGCTGGGAAACACCCCCTTACATTTGG ctgcctgcacgAACCACGTTCCTGTCATCACCACGCTGCTGCGCGGAG GGGCTAGAGTTGATGCCTTGGATCGAGCTGGCAGAACCCCGCTGCACCTCGCTAAATCAAAGCTAAACATCCTGCAGGAAGGACTGTCCCACAGCCTGGAGGCTGTACGCCTTGAAGTGAAACAG ATTATACAGATGTTGCGGGAATACCTGGAGCGTCTGGGGAGGCATGAGCAAAAGGAACAGCTGGATGACCTCTGCTCCAGGTTACAGATGACTAGCACAAAGGAGCAG GTGGACGAGGTCACAGACCTCCTGGCCAGCTTCACATCACTCAGCCTGCAGATGCAGAAGATGGAGAAGAGGTAA
- the ANKRD54 gene encoding ankyrin repeat domain-containing protein 54 isoform X2 — translation MEGGGGAAAAPDAGPGPGPGPEPEPGTGLALGAVTGAPLGYLHVLWQREEPAGKIPARRLRRAARLHRRLGPTGKESHALKRLREAANSNDLDTVQQLLEDGTDPCAADDKGRTALHFASCNGNDHIVQLLLDHGADPNQRDGLGNTPLHLAACTNHVPVITTLLRGGARVDALDRAGRTPLHLAKSKLNILQEGLSHSLEAVRLEVKQIIQMLREYLERLGRHEQKEQLDDLCSRLQMTSTKEQVDEVTDLLASFTSLSLQMQKMEKR, via the exons AtggagggcggcggcggggccgcagCAGCGCCCGATGCGGGACCGGGCCCCGGACCGGGCCCGGAGCCGGAGCCTGGGACCGGGCTGGCCCTGGGGGCGGTGACGGGTGCCCCCCTCGGTTACCTGCACGTCCTGTGGCAGCGGGAGGAGCCCGCGGGCAAGATCCCGGCCCGCCGCTTGCGTAGGGCCGCCCGCCTCCACCGTAGGCTGGGGCCTACGGGCAAGGAGAGCCACG CTCTGAAAAGGCTGCGTGAAGCTGCCAATAGCAACGACTTGGACACAG TGCAGCAACTGTTGGAGGATGGAACTGACCCCTGTGCTGCCGATGACAAAGGCCGGACAGCCCTGCACTTTGCATCCTGCAATGGCAACGATCACATTG TGCAACTGCTTCTGGACCATGGGGCTGACCCAAACCAGAGAGATGGGCTGGGAAACACCCCCTTACATTTGG ctgcctgcacgAACCACGTTCCTGTCATCACCACGCTGCTGCGCGGAG GGGCTAGAGTTGATGCCTTGGATCGAGCTGGCAGAACCCCGCTGCACCTCGCTAAATCAAAGCTAAACATCCTGCAGGAAGGACTGTCCCACAGCCTGGAGGCTGTACGCCTTGAAGTGAAACAG ATTATACAGATGTTGCGGGAATACCTGGAGCGTCTGGGGAGGCATGAGCAAAAGGAACAGCTGGATGACCTCTGCTCCAGGTTACAGATGACTAGCACAAAGGAGCAG GTGGACGAGGTCACAGACCTCCTGGCCAGCTTCACATCACTCAGCCTGCAGATGCAGAAGATGGAGAAGAGGTAA
- the EIF3L gene encoding eukaryotic translation initiation factor 3 subunit L, whose amino-acid sequence MAYPGEDYDNEAAYDPYAYSNDYDMHTGDPKQDLAYERQYEQQTYQVIPEVIKNFIQYFHKTVSDLIDQKVYELQASRVSSDVIDQKVYEIQDIYENSWTKLTERFFKNTPWPEAEAIASQVGNDAVFLILYKELYYRHIYAKVSGGPTLEQRFESYYNYCNLFNYILNADGPAPLELPNQWLWDIIDEFIYQFQSFSQYRCKTAKKSEEEIDFLRSNPKIWNVHSVLNVLHSLVDKSNINRQLEVYTSGGDPESVAGEYGRHSLYKMLGYFSLVGLLRLHSLLGDYYQAIKVLENIELNKKSMYSRVPECQVTTYYYVGFAYLMMRRYQDAIRVFANILLYIQRTKSMFQRTTYKYEMINKQNEQMHALLAIALTMYPMRIDESIHLQLREKYGDKMLRMQKGDAQVYEELFSYACPKFLSPVVPNYDNVHPNYHKEPFLQQLKVFADEVQQQAQLSTIRSFLKLYTTMPVAKLAGFLDLTEQEFRIQLLVFKHKMKNLVWTSGISALDGEFQSASEVDFYIDKDMIHIADTKVARRYGDFFIRQIHKFEELNRTLKKMGQRP is encoded by the exons atggcctACCCGGGGGAGGATTACGATAATGAG GCCGCCTACGACCCGTACGCCTACTCCAACGACTATGATATGCACACGG gAGACCCGAAGCAAGACCTGGCCTACGAGCGCCAGTACGAGCAGCAGACCTACCAGGTGATCCCCGAAGTGATCAAAAACTTCATCCAGTATTTTCACAAGACGGTGTCGGATCTCATCGACCAGAAGGTGTACGAGCTCCAGGCCAGCCGTGTTTCCAGTGATGTTATTGACCAGAAGGTGTACGAGATCCAGGACATCTATGAAAACAG CTGGACAAAGCtgacagaaagattttttaagAATACCCCATGGCCAGAGGCTGAGGCCATTGCCTCTCAGGTTGGAAATG ATGCTGTTTTCCTCATCCTATACAAGGAGCTGTATTATAGGCACATCTACGCCAAAGTCAGC GGGgggcccacgctggagcagagatttgaATCCTATTACAACTACTGCAATCTCTTCAACTACATCCTCA ATGCTGATGGCCCTGCTCCTCTGGAACTGCCCAACCAATGGCTCTGGGATATCATCGATGAATTCATATACCAG TTCCAGTCTTTCAGCCAGTACCGCTGCAAGACAGCCAAGAAGTCTGAAGAGGAGATTGATTTCCTTCGTTCCAACCCCAAGATCTGGAACGTCCACAGTGTCCTTAATGTGCTGCACTCTCTGGTGGATAAATCCAATATTAACCGACAGCTGGAAGTTTATACAAGTGGAG gtGACCCTGAAAGCGTGGCTGGTGAATATGGTCGTCACTCCCTCTACAAGATGCTGGGCTATTTCAGCCTGGTTGGGCTACTGCGTCTGCACTCTCTGCTGGGTGATTACTACCAAGCGATCAAGGTTCTGGAGAACATTGAGCTCAACAAGAAG AGCATGTACTCCCGGGTGCCTGAGTGCCAGGTGACCACCTATTACTATGTGGGCTTCGCATACCTTATGATGCGGCGTTACCAGGATGCCATCCGTGTCTTTGCCAACATCCTCCTCTACATCCAGAGGACCAAGAGCATGTTTCAGAGGACGACGTACAAGTATGAGATG atTAACAAGCAGAACGAGCAGATGCATGCACTCCTGGCCATCGCCCTCACCATGTACCCCATGCGCATAGATGAGAGCATCCACCTGCAGCTGCGAGAGAAATACGGGGATAAGATGCTGCGCATGCAGAAGGGTGATGCACAAGTCTATGAGGAGCTCTTCAGTTATGCTTGCCCCAAGTTCCTTTCCCCCGTGGTGCCCAATTACGACAACGTGCACCCCAACTACCACAAGGAGcccttcctgcagcagctcaagGTGTTTGCTGATGAGGTTCAGCAGCAGGCCCAGCTCTCCACCATCCGTAGCTTCCTCAAACTCTACACCACCATGCCTGTGGCAAAGTTGGCTGGCTTCTTAGACCTCACGGAGCAGGAGTTTCGTATCCAGCTGCTTGTCTTCAAGCACAAGATGAAGAACCTGGTATGGACCAGTGGCATATCTGCCCTGGACGGGGAGTTCCAGTCTGCCTCTGAGGTCGACTTCTATATTGATAAG gacATGATCCATATCGCAGACACAAAGGTTGCTCGACGCTATGGGGACTTCTTCATCCGCCAGATCCACAAGTTTGAGGAG CTGAATCGAACCCTGAAGAAGATGGGCCAGAGACCCTAA